The region TCCGGCTATAGTACCAGCCCAATATTCTCTTTTTTTTCTTCCGATAATTGGCAGGCGAGGATCTGTATATAGGTCAACATTGGCATTGGTTGCATCCTTGATGACCATCATCTTGATCATTTGTTCGGTCAATTTATAACTGCCTGTTGTAAAGGAAGATTCTGTATAGTTGGCATTATCAAATTCGCTTGTATACGGAGCGATGCCGGTATAACGTACAGTGGCATTGTCTTCATTAGCTTCGAAAACAGGATAAGTCTCTGGACTGCTAACTATTTCAGCCATCTTCTGCGCCACATTGTGAGTACCATCCACTATAGTTTCCTGTCGTCCACTGATTCGGCACAACAGTCTGAGATACAGAGAATTGTTGAATTTGCGCCATTTTGCCATATCGAAGTTGTACATTCCGTCTAACTTTCTGTTTTTCTCATTTACGTAGGGTTGTGAGGCATAGATACGGTTTGCCTCTTCCAGTTCGGCACACATCTGCTGATACACACTTTCCTGAGAGTCAAACACAGGTTGTTTGATTCCTTCTTCCGCCTTGAAAGCCTCCTTGTAAGGGATATCTCCATAGATATCGGTAAGGTTTGCCATGAACAGAACCTTCATGGTAAGTCCAACCGCCTGGAGATAGGAAGAACCTTGTGCCTTAGCCAGATTGATCATGTTGACATCATTGCTGGCATATCTAGAATAGGTATTCCAAAGAGCCTTCCAGTCCTGATCTCCTATAAAGTAGCGATGTTCCTGACGGGTGGTTCCGCCAGTATGGGCTGTGTGCTGAATGAGTTCATCACACCAAAACCAGGAATAATATGTAAAGAAGTTTGCACTTCCATAGAGAGTTTGCTCAAACATAGCGGAAGCTTCCAATTTGCCGCTTGACACCGTTATCTTGTTAGGATTCGTATTGGTCTCGTCAAAATTATCTGTACAGCTTGCCATAGCAAGCATGCATGCTGCTAAACCGCAGAAATATATATTCATTTTCTTCATAATCAACTTATTGTGTTAGAATGATAATTTTACGTTAACGCCGTATGAACGGGTCATAGGATACGACATAGTTTCGATACCGGAATGAACATCGCCGCCATTTACCATTCCCACCTCTGGGTCGTATTGTGGAAAACTGGTCAGACAGAACAGGTTGGTAGCATAGGCTCCAATTTGGGCAGACTTCACAGGACAGTTTTTCTTACTGAGCCATGTCTTAGGCAACTGCCAGTCGAGTCGTACCATTTTCAGTTTGAGGAATGATGTGTTAAACGTATTTTCCTCGGTGTTGTTTCGGTTCCAGACATAAGAGTTGTAATAGGTCTGTATATTGTCCACGATGGTAGTATTCTTGTGATAATTGCCATCCGCATCCTTGTACACTCCATCTACAACAAGGCCATCGTATCTGCCTTCAAGTGAGTTCTTTAACTTTCCCTGATAGGAGAGAGCAAAGTTGGTAACCGAGAAGCAATGGCCTCCATATTGGGCAGAAAATACCATGGCCAAGGTGAGATTCTTATATCTGAAGGTTTGAGTCATTCCGGCTTTCCAGTCAGGATCAACCTTACCGATACGACGGGTAGGGCTAGTATCCAGCATAGGGTAACCATTCTTATCAATCAGTTTCATACCGGAACAGTCAATCTGGTTGCCGTTTTCATCCGTATAGTAGGAACCCTCCGGAGCTCTCTGATAGCCTCTTCCGTAGATATAGTTCATCTGCTGTCCTACGTATGAATATACATATACGCGGCTTCCGATTGTTGTTCCCATACTGGTCTGCAATGGGGTTTGCGGATCCCAGTCGTCTTGCAGTGAAACCAGTTTGTTCCAGTTTTTAGACCAATTCATGTCTATGTTCCATGAAAAGTTTCTGGTCTTTACCGGTGTTCCGGAGAGAGACAGTTCAATACCCTGGTTCGTTATTTTACCCGCATTGATTTTGTATCCTGTAGCACCTGTAATCTGATCGGCAGAAACAGTAAGAATTTGGTTTGTTGAAGCTGTGTGGTAGGCAGTAAAGTCGAATCCCAAGCGTCCGTTGAACATCTTTCCTTCGAATCCTGTTTCCCAACTTGCTACATTCTCTGGTTTCAGATTAGCGTCAGGAATGGTACCCTGCATGGTATAGCTACCTGGATATGAGGTAGATGAATAATACCGATCAAGGGAATAAGGTGATGTATCGTTACCCACATTTGCCCACGAAAGGCGATATTTCAGCATGTTCATCCAATGCACCCTGTTCTGCAGTTTGAGTACACGATCGAGAAGAATACTGGCAGATACAGAAGGATAGAAGAAAGAGCGGTTGCTCTTGCTGAGCGTACTCGACCAGTCGTTGCGTGCTGTCAGATCCAGATAGTATGTGCCGTCCCAACTCATTTCTGCATAACCATAAAAGCTGTTTACAATCTTCTTCGTTTTATTGGCGTAGATATCCGGAATCTCTCCAGATGGCAGGTTGGTAATGTTGTATACGCCATCCATCTGAAGTTTATTGAGAGTGATGTCTGTGCGTCGGTACTTGCGCTCGAGACTATTTCCACCAAAGGCTACAGTCAGTCCGAAACGGTCTTCAAACCAGTTTCTCCTATACTGAAGCAGGAAGTCATGGTTCAGAATATAGGAACGGGTGCTCTGTTCGCGATAGAATCCTGCCTGATAGTTGGGAGTGTACCAAGGTTTTCTCTGGGTACGCCAGTCGTTAGTTATGTCGATAGCAGAACGCAGGTTGAGTGTCAGTCCATTGAGAATTTTGATATTTAGTTGTGCATTTCCGTAAATGCGATTACGATCGAGCGTATTGATCTCTTCGTATGCTGTACGGTAAGGGTTGTACGAGTCGTTAGCAGGATAAACTAGACTATTACCATGGGTGCCATCGGTATTGTTGTAGTTCTCTGCATTGTACCTGCCCTGGAAATATTCATCTTTCCATGCCTTGATAGGATTATTGTTGTATCCCCATACTAAGGCATACATCGGACTCTGTGCGCTATATCCACTGATAGGCAGATTGTCGCTGGACTTATGGTTATAGTTGACATTGGCTGTCAGCTTGATACTCTTGTTGATGGGAGTCTCGAAAGCCAGCGAAACTGAGTTCTGACGATAACCTGTGTTTGGTGTAATCCAGGTGTTTCGGGTGTCATTGATGGATGCTCTTGCCGATGTACCTCTACCATTACCTCCAGCTATACTAATGGTGTTTTTCCAGGTCACACCTGTTTGGAAGAATCCGGTATACCAGTCGTCCGCATATACCCATGGCAGTTTTTCATAGGTACCAGTTTCCCAGTTTTTAGACATATACTGGTATCTTATCTTGCTGGCATCAAATTTCTCTCCGAAAGCATAACGGGAAATATTGCGGTATGTAGCAATACCATCGGGAGCTTCGTTGGCATCCAGTGTCCAGAAGCAGAATGGACTTAATCCATTGTCACTTCCGGCGCCATATTCTTTCTGAAAATCAGGCCAATAACTGGCATAATCAAGTGTGACAGAAGAATTGAGCGTTACCCCAATACCCTTTTTGGTACTTCCTTTCTTGGTTGTGATGACTATAGCTCCATTACCTGCCAGCGAACCATACAGGGCAGTAGCTGCAGCTCCTTTCAGAACGGTAACTGATTCTATATCGTCTGGGTTGAGATCACCAAGACTGCTTCCGAAATCTACCGGAGCATCACCATTGGCATAGTTGGCACCACTTCCAGTAGTTGGTGAGCCGGAATCCATCGGTATTCCATCAATGACGATGAGCGCACTATTGTTGCCGTAGTTGAGCGAATTGTCACCTCTCAGCGTGATTCGCATGCTTCCTAACGGACCGGTACCTGCACCGACCATAGACAGACCAGCTACTTTACCAGCCATGTTATCCAGCCAGTTTCCACTAACCGTACTGGTCAGTTCATCGTTATTGATTGTTTTCACAGAGTAACCTAATGCCTTTTCCTTGCGTGAGATACCTAAAGCTGTTACCACCACTTCATGGAGCTTCTGGTTAGTGAAAGACTCTTTATTATCTTTTGCTACTTTTATTTTTTTGATGTTCCCTTCTGCTCCTACAATTGAGTCACGTGGAGCCATCTGTGCCATTGCGGGAGTAAGACCTCCCATGGAAACAAGGGCAAGACAACCCAAACTCTTTTTCAAATGTCTCATATCTTCTTGAATTTATGTGCTACATTATCTGATATTTACGTTGAATGCTTTTGGTCTTTTCATTTCTTCCGTATAGACATGACCAAAGTTGTCAGTTACCTTGATATTTATTGTACTGTTAGTTTTCGAAGCCTTTGCTTTAAAAAGGTGGGCAGTAGGGGTGGATGGGAAGGTAACCTTTGCTTTACCTCCAGCATTGATGCGTTTGGCATCGTAAGAAATAATGTGAAGCGGGTCATAACCTTCCATGCGGGTTACCTCAAGCGGTGTTCCTTCTTCGGTTACTTCTATCTTCCAGTCAGGCTGATAATTCCAAATATTCAGCAGGATTTCATTATTGCTTTTCTTTACATCATATCCCTGTGCATATATCTTCATATCTTCTTGATATTTAGGAGCATATACTTCTGGAGCAATGTAAGTAGTGTTGAGATCGTAGGCTCTGAACTGGTATTTTTTATCAAAACCGCTGCTTTTATAATACCATTCTGCCTGATTGCCGTTCCACAGATATACGCCATAACCACCTGGAGTTCCGTCGGTACAAGTATTGTTGCCAGACAGTTTACCCGTCCACCACCATGTAGCACAGATAGCAGCAGTATTGTGTTCACGGATATTGTTTCGCTTTTGAACATTATAGTTGACATGTGTATGTCCGGAAAGGAAGTGGACATTGGAGAAATCTGCAAACAGGGCTTCTATCTCACCAGTGTTTTGCAGGTTATCATCATCAATTTCCTGATTACCAACCAGTTTTGGATTACCATAGAGAGGAGCATGGGTAGCTACCATGATAGGGGTGTTCTTATCCTGGATGGAAGCAAGGTCTTTCTTCAGCCATGCGAGTTCCTCAGGAATGACAGTTTCATTATAATTGCGCTGTCCGATGGTTCCCTGCGATGCACCAGCATTAAGATATTGTATGTCATCTATAATAATATAATGTACATTACCGGCATTGAAAGAATAATATACCGGTCCGCAGATCTTAATCCATTCATCTTCAGCCTTTCTGTCGTCAGGGAAGTAAGGATCGTTATCGTGGTTTCCCATACAATGGAAGAAAGGAATCTCTATTTTCTGCAATTCCAGGAAAGTTTCCTTGATACCATAATTGTTGGAATACCAGAATCCGTCCCAGCTTTCATCACCCAAGCTGATGCCATATACTTTATATCCCTGCGAGCGCAATTCCTGTGCAGTCTGGTTGATGTCTGCTGCTACGCTTTCAAACTGATTGATATCATTATTTCGTTTTGCCAGATGAAAATCCGCCATAGCAAGTACAGCATGCTTCTCATTATTCTCTTTGTTGAGTTCGAAATCCACCTTCTCGGTTATGTTGGTATCTTTAGTTGACAGACGCTTGAAAAACTGTGGTTGGTTTCCAATGACGGTTGTTTCATATCCAGAAGGGATTGAAATGAAGACATAGCCGTATTTCTTTTTAGAAAGGAGACTGTATTCTCCATTATCGTTGGTTTTTACAACTTCCACACCGTCAGAAACCACTGCATTTGCGATACCTTTACCTTCGCAGGTTACCTGACCAATAATATTTACCTGTTCTTTCTTGTGTGTGCCGACACCTTCTATATCAGCACCAGTGCTCTTTTCCGAGCAGGCTGTCATAGGCAATGATAATGCCACAGACAACAATAAAGTTACATAAGTCCTCATTATAATACTGTTTAAAATTATGGGTGCAAAATTATAGTGGTTTTATTTCTATGAGGTTTCTAGCTTGTGAACATTAAATAACAATGGTATTACTGGCTGTTCATAGATTTTAAGATAGTGTGTCATCAAAAAACATGGTAAAAGCATTAGGTAAACGAACTCTTTCTTTTGTACTTTTGCATCCGAAATAAATAATTATAGTAAGAGAGAATTAATCAATGGAACAATACAACAAGAACCAAATGAATCAAACTGCAGAGAACCAGGCTCTCAGTCCGTCTCAGCAGCAACACAAACCACACCCGTTCGTATCTTTACACCATCAACTAAAAGAATGACAATGTTTAAGAAGACAGATCCGAATCCTTAGTTAGATATATTCACGACTCCCTCAATGCAGTTAGGAAGTCGTGTTTCAAAGAAGTATTCTGCCCTCAACGCATGGTTCATCATGGAGATACTGGCAGCTTTTCCTGCTAATTCTCCTGCACATGATCTTCTTCAGCGTCTGTTTGATGAACAGTATGTCGTAATGGACGGAAAGGCTGTACTTCGAGGCAAGAAGGAGGTAAAGGCAGACAGTCTTCAGAATCCTAACGATCCTGATGCAACCTATCGTAGCAGGAACGACCAGAAGGTGCAAGGCTATGTGACCAACAGTTTGCGAAGAATCACAATGCCATGCAGCTCAAGACAGATAAGATGCAAGGTGGCAGCAGATGGGAACTGATACCACATGACGAGGATGGTCTTACCGTCAGGGAGATTGCTGCTGGCAACACCTATGAGGCCGTCAAAGCCGTCACAAAGCATGGCTCCAGAAAGCGATGGAGAATCCCATGGAACAACAAAACCGGTTGGCGTTACTTTGAAGACAAAGACATTAAAGCCTATCAGCTAAGGAAGCAGATAGAAAGCCTTCCTTTGGAGGAACAGCATAAACGGAATAACGTAGAAACTGCCATGTAGGAATGCTTTGCGGATGTAGTGGAGTTCAATTTCCTCAATAATCCTATCTATATGTTAATGTATCTTCAACCCGAAATGATAAAGAACCCTATATTCAGATTTGAGCCAATATAGGCTTTTATTATTTTTTTGCCAATAGATGAAAAACGAGGAGGGTGTGTCATAAGTCTGTGACGCACCCTTTTTTTGTGTGTTTCTGTATCTTCTAGTTGAATCGTAGTCTTTCTTCACAAAGGGAATCTTATTATATTGTATAGAAACTTTACTTTTCTTGTTTTATCGATAACAAAACAGCCCCAAAGCTCACAAAAGGGCATAGTTATCCCTGACGATAAAAAAAACAAAATTGAGTTTTATCGTTTTATACCCAAATATTTCTTCAAATTGAATCCCATTCCGAACAATCCTAGATCCATGTAAACCTTGTCCATTCCAAAATGCCTGAATCGCTTATAATGCATATCTGCCTTCATCTGCCCAAATACAGCTTCCGGCTCTATCGGTCGCTGGCTTCTGTGTTTCAAGCCCTCTTGAGACGTTAGTAGCAGGAAGGCTTCCTTTTTATATGCATTCAGTTTATGGTTGACATATATGGTTCTGTTGCCTTTGGATTTCTTGCAGAGACTTCCAAGCGGACATCCATCACATCGTTGTGCTCTATATAATGTAATGACAGACACATAGCCGGAGTCACTTTTCGTTTGCCGTTGTCCACAAGGTTCCATGTGTTGTCCCATGGGGCAGACATAATAGTCATCATCCCTGTTGTAGTAGAAGTTCGCTTGGTTGAAGGCATCCTCCTTGAAAGGCTTATGCTGTTCCTTGTGAAACCAGTTGTACTTTACATAACCCATCATCTCTTCCATCTCTAGGTACTCGTAGTTCTCCTCCGAGCCATATCCTGAGTCTGCGGTGACGCTCTTGGATTGCTTTCCATATCTTTTCTTGTACTTATCCAAAAAAGGCTTGAAGGTCAGGGTGTCTGTTGGATTGGGATAAAGGGCGAAATTCGTCCAATATTGATTCTCTGTCGCAATTTGAAGGTTATAGGCAGGCTTTGTCTGCCCATTGTTCATGGCATCTTCCTTGAGGCGCATGAAGGTCGCATCGGGATCAGTCTTGGAGTAACTGTTTCTCTCGCCCAGTATATCCAGTGATTTTTCATACTCGCCCAGTTTGTCCGAGGCTTTGAACAAGTGATCTATCTGAGTATTTAGCTTTTGCTTCTCTCTTCCTGTAAGCTTTGCCTTAGGAAGGTTCTTCACTTGCCTCTCACACAAACGTGCACTTCTCTCTACATCCTTGGCGGAAGTGGCTGGCTCGCTGTCTTCTTCCTTAATGGCACTCCCGCCATTCAGGCGAATTTGTTCTTTTATCTGAGCCAATGCAGCAGAGGTCTTTTCCAAGAGCTTAGCCCTGTTCTTTTCCACAGTCTTCTTCCATACAAACGTGTACTTGTTTGCTTTCGACTCTATCTTAGTACCATCAACATATTGTTCCTCCAGACTAATCACGCCCTTTTCAACCAATATGGAGACGACTGCATCAAAATAAAAGTCGATGCATTTAATCATATGATTGGATCTAAAGCGGTTGATTGTTGCGAAAGATAGTTGCTTACCTCCACAAATCCACATATAGCGAACATCGTATTTAAGTGCGTCCGCTATGCCACGACAGGAATAAACGCCATTGATATAGGCAAAAACAACTAAACTTAGAAGCATCTTCGGACTGTAAGGAGGAGCACCAATCCCATCATAGGTATCCATGAGAGGGTTGATGTCCATACTGCGAACAATACGATCCACCATACGAACTTTGCTGTCTTTTGGCACATAATCATCGAAAGAGTTAGGAAAAAAGCTCAATTCGTGCCGAGTTTCAGATTTTATTTGTATCTTTGCCATACTTTAAGAAGTTTTCTGCAAAAATACAAATCTTTTGCGGAAAGGCAAAGCCCGAGCTTGTGAAAGTTTGGGCTTTGTTGTAAATAAAAATGTTTTTTAAAGATTTCGTATCTGTGAAAAGGCAAAAAATAAAAAGGGGTGCGTCACAGACTTATGACACACCCTCCTTTATATTGGCTTATTTTGTTAACCACTTCCAGATAGAAATGATTTATTTGTATCAATTTTCTTGGCATATTGATAAATATCTTGCACTATATTGTTGGCTCTTATCATCATATTG is a window of Segatella copri DNA encoding:
- a CDS encoding SusD/RagB family nutrient-binding outer membrane lipoprotein; translation: MKKMNIYFCGLAACMLAMASCTDNFDETNTNPNKITVSSGKLEASAMFEQTLYGSANFFTYYSWFWCDELIQHTAHTGGTTRQEHRYFIGDQDWKALWNTYSRYASNDVNMINLAKAQGSSYLQAVGLTMKVLFMANLTDIYGDIPYKEAFKAEEGIKQPVFDSQESVYQQMCAELEEANRIYASQPYVNEKNRKLDGMYNFDMAKWRKFNNSLYLRLLCRISGRQETIVDGTHNVAQKMAEIVSSPETYPVFEANEDNATVRYTGIAPYTSEFDNANYTESSFTTGSYKLTEQMIKMMVIKDATNANVDLYTDPRLPIIGRKKREYWAGTIAGAAMGEESNNGDKNAAYLNYKVLCRNNSDEWFMDYAEVEFILAEAALKGLIPGGEAVAKAHYEKAITASLQKWSDFASPVDPTLAITAEGIQTFLNSSLASWDQATTLEAKSELIGNQKYLALFWTGMEDWHEYRRTEYPKLTVGSGCVYNDMILPTRFAYPSTTIATNRVHADEALQRMGGENDMKTPVWWSKKAIEK
- a CDS encoding SusC/RagA family TonB-linked outer membrane protein; translated protein: MRHLKKSLGCLALVSMGGLTPAMAQMAPRDSIVGAEGNIKKIKVAKDNKESFTNQKLHEVVVTALGISRKEKALGYSVKTINNDELTSTVSGNWLDNMAGKVAGLSMVGAGTGPLGSMRITLRGDNSLNYGNNSALIVIDGIPMDSGSPTTGSGANYANGDAPVDFGSSLGDLNPDDIESVTVLKGAAATALYGSLAGNGAIVITTKKGSTKKGIGVTLNSSVTLDYASYWPDFQKEYGAGSDNGLSPFCFWTLDANEAPDGIATYRNISRYAFGEKFDASKIRYQYMSKNWETGTYEKLPWVYADDWYTGFFQTGVTWKNTISIAGGNGRGTSARASINDTRNTWITPNTGYRQNSVSLAFETPINKSIKLTANVNYNHKSSDNLPISGYSAQSPMYALVWGYNNNPIKAWKDEYFQGRYNAENYNNTDGTHGNSLVYPANDSYNPYRTAYEEINTLDRNRIYGNAQLNIKILNGLTLNLRSAIDITNDWRTQRKPWYTPNYQAGFYREQSTRSYILNHDFLLQYRRNWFEDRFGLTVAFGGNSLERKYRRTDITLNKLQMDGVYNITNLPSGEIPDIYANKTKKIVNSFYGYAEMSWDGTYYLDLTARNDWSSTLSKSNRSFFYPSVSASILLDRVLKLQNRVHWMNMLKYRLSWANVGNDTSPYSLDRYYSSTSYPGSYTMQGTIPDANLKPENVASWETGFEGKMFNGRLGFDFTAYHTASTNQILTVSADQITGATGYKINAGKITNQGIELSLSGTPVKTRNFSWNIDMNWSKNWNKLVSLQDDWDPQTPLQTSMGTTIGSRVYVYSYVGQQMNYIYGRGYQRAPEGSYYTDENGNQIDCSGMKLIDKNGYPMLDTSPTRRIGKVDPDWKAGMTQTFRYKNLTLAMVFSAQYGGHCFSVTNFALSYQGKLKNSLEGRYDGLVVDGVYKDADGNYHKNTTIVDNIQTYYNSYVWNRNNTEENTFNTSFLKLKMVRLDWQLPKTWLSKKNCPVKSAQIGAYATNLFCLTSFPQYDPEVGMVNGGDVHSGIETMSYPMTRSYGVNVKLSF
- a CDS encoding calcineurin-like phosphoesterase family protein, whose product is MRTYVTLLLSVALSLPMTACSEKSTGADIEGVGTHKKEQVNIIGQVTCEGKGIANAVVSDGVEVVKTNDNGEYSLLSKKKYGYVFISIPSGYETTVIGNQPQFFKRLSTKDTNITEKVDFELNKENNEKHAVLAMADFHLAKRNNDINQFESVAADINQTAQELRSQGYKVYGISLGDESWDGFWYSNNYGIKETFLELQKIEIPFFHCMGNHDNDPYFPDDRKAEDEWIKICGPVYYSFNAGNVHYIIIDDIQYLNAGASQGTIGQRNYNETVIPEELAWLKKDLASIQDKNTPIMVATHAPLYGNPKLVGNQEIDDDNLQNTGEIEALFADFSNVHFLSGHTHVNYNVQKRNNIREHNTAAICATWWWTGKLSGNNTCTDGTPGGYGVYLWNGNQAEWYYKSSGFDKKYQFRAYDLNTTYIAPEVYAPKYQEDMKIYAQGYDVKKSNNEILLNIWNYQPDWKIEVTEEGTPLEVTRMEGYDPLHIISYDAKRINAGGKAKVTFPSTPTAHLFKAKASKTNSTINIKVTDNFGHVYTEEMKRPKAFNVNIR
- a CDS encoding IS1182 family transposase; its protein translation is MAKIQIKSETRHELSFFPNSFDDYVPKDSKVRMVDRIVRSMDINPLMDTYDGIGAPPYSPKMLLSLVVFAYINGVYSCRGIADALKYDVRYMWICGGKQLSFATINRFRSNHMIKCIDFYFDAVVSILVEKGVISLEEQYVDGTKIESKANKYTFVWKKTVEKNRAKLLEKTSAALAQIKEQIRLNGGSAIKEEDSEPATSAKDVERSARLCERQVKNLPKAKLTGREKQKLNTQIDHLFKASDKLGEYEKSLDILGERNSYSKTDPDATFMRLKEDAMNNGQTKPAYNLQIATENQYWTNFALYPNPTDTLTFKPFLDKYKKRYGKQSKSVTADSGYGSEENYEYLEMEEMMGYVKYNWFHKEQHKPFKEDAFNQANFYYNRDDDYYVCPMGQHMEPCGQRQTKSDSGYVSVITLYRAQRCDGCPLGSLCKKSKGNRTIYVNHKLNAYKKEAFLLLTSQEGLKHRSQRPIEPEAVFGQMKADMHYKRFRHFGMDKVYMDLGLFGMGFNLKKYLGIKR